In Amia ocellicauda isolate fAmiCal2 chromosome 7, fAmiCal2.hap1, whole genome shotgun sequence, one genomic interval encodes:
- the mynn gene encoding myoneurin: MQPPHHCQHLLDQLNKQREAGFLCDCTIVVGQSQFRAHRNVLAAFSEFFSLQWGNPAENGVTFLDPVMINEEGFEKLLDFMYTGEMSIDSCKVTEVHKAATFLKMEAAVAWFKLKLGSVMADVKPSFRESMIAERETDAHMENEDLPKASEAKEMPTTEENQELVLLLPGDTERYTQGLEKTGRKARKPKNTSDGTGQQRRSTQQKERRQLKSGSQPLQGEAFSDASNKTTPDGTGQGAPASEELDSESLAAMDNGGLADQSTASCKLSLKRGKARKHCTLKENCASDPPSEENNDSLESTEAEGLADKQLKTKPMCNTCGKVFSEASSLRRHMRIHKGVKPYVCQLCGKAFTQCNQLKTHVRTHTGEKPYQCDLCDKGFAQKCQLVFHSRMHHGEEKPYKCDICGLQFATSSNLKIHARKHSGEKPYVCDRCGQSFAQASTLTYHVRRHTGEKPYICDTCGKAFAVSSSLITHARKHTGEKPYMCRTCGKSFISSGELNKHCRSHTGEKPFVCELCGNSYTDVKNLKKHKAKAHGVEKSLDPSSSSAAFEEGEALQKVSLPDTVELKSADIPLSLTIPVASEEHQMLLSGTDNSSIPSDQLLRSAVTGYSEPQFIFLQQLY; encoded by the exons ATGCAGCCTCCTCATCACTGCCAGCACCTTCTAGACCAGCTCAACAAGCAGAGAGAGGCCGGCTTCCTGTGTGATTGCACTATTGTGGTTGGTCAGTCCCAGTTCCGTGCTCACAGAAATGTACTGGCAGCATTTAGTGAGTTCTTCAGTTTGCAATGGGGGAATCCAGCTGAGAATGGCGTCACATTTCTGGACCCAGTGATGATAAATGAAGAAGGGTTTGAGAAGCTGTTGGATTTCATGTACACTGGGGAGATGTCTATTGACAG CTGCAAAGTGACAGAGGTACACAAAGCCGCTACTTTCCTGAAAATGGAGGCGGCAGTAGCATGGTTTAAGCTGAAGCTGGGGTCTGTGATGGCCGACGTCAAGCCTTCTTTTAGAGAGAGTATGATTGCAGAGAGGGAGACTGATGCCCACATGGAGAATGAAGACCTTCCCAAGGCAAGTGAAGCAAAGGAGATGCCGACCACAGAGGAGAACCAGGAGCTTGTTCTTCTGCTGCCTGGGGACACAGAACGGTATACACAGGGGCTGGAAAAGACCGGAAGGAAAGCTAGAAAACCTAAGAACACAAGTGATGGCACTGGCCAACAGAGGAGGAGCACGCAACAGAAGGAAAGGAGACAACTGAAGAGTGGGTCTCAACCCCTGCAGGGTGAAGCCTTCAGTGATGCCAGCAACAAGACGACCCCGGACGGCACCGGGCAGGGAGCACCGGCCAGTGAGGAACTGGATAGTGAGTCCCTTGCTGCTATGGACAATGGGGGCCTGGCAGACCAAAGCACAGCAAGTTGCAAGCTTTCTCTCAAGCGTGGGAAAGCGCGTAAGCACTGCACGCTGAAGGAGAACTGTGCCTCAGACCCCCCCAGCGAGGAAAACAATGATAGCTTGGAGAGCACGGAGGCAGAGGGGCTGGCTGACAAACAGCTGAAAACGAAACCTATGTGCAACACTTGTGGGAAGGTGTTCTCTGAGGCCAGCAGCCTGCGAAGACACATGCGTATTCACAAGGGGGTAAAGCCCTATGTGTGCCAGCTATGTGGAAAGGCATTCACACAGTGCAACCAGCTGAAGACCCATGtccgcacacacacag GGGAGAAGCCATACCAATGTGATCTGTGTGACAAGGGTTTTGCTCAGAAATGTCAGCTGGTCTTTCACAGCCGCATGCACCACGGAGAGGAAAAACCATATAAGTGTGACATCTGCGGCCTACAGTTCGCTACATCCAGCAATCTCAAAATACACGCCAG GAAGCATAGCGGTGAGAAGCCGTATGTATGTGACCGCTGTGGCCAGAGTTTTGCCCAGGCCAGCACGCTGACCTACCATGTGCGCCGTCACACCGGAGAAAAGCCCTACATCTGCGACACCTGTGGGAAGGCCTTTGCCGTCTCCAGCTCCCTCATCACCCACGCACGCAAACACACAG GCGAGAAACCATACATGTGCCGAACCTGTGGGAAAAGCTTCATATCTTCTGGAGAGCTCAATAAACACTGCAGATCTCATACAG GTGAAAAGCCATTTGTGTGTGAATTGTGTGGAAACTCTTATACAGACGTGAAGAATCTCAAGAAGCACAAAGCAAAGGCTCATGGAG TTGAAAAAAGCCTAGATCCTAGCTCTAGCTCTGCTGCCTTTGAGGAAGGAGAGGCGTTGCAGAAAGTCTCTTTACCGGACACAGTGGAGCTCAAGTCAGCGGATATACCACTATCCCTCACTATTCCCGTGGCCTCTGAAGAGCATCAGATGCTCCTGTCAGGCACAGACAACTCCTCCATCCCTTCAGACCAGCTGCTGAGATCTGCAGTAACAGGCTATTCAGAACCCCAGTTCATCTTTCTGCAACAGCTCTACTGA